The nucleotide window TaccattcttttttctctcttggcTTGAGTTTAGGCAGTTTTTATTGATTTACATAATTAATCTTGTCTTCTTCATTTGCTACTAAATCGTCCAGTGTGTATAAGTACTGTATTTCTTAGCTCTATATGTCCctctggtggggggaggggaacattttctcaaaaaagaaagatttacATTAAAGCATTGGTGATGTTTGTGAggtgtcactgtgtagcccagggtagACTTGAACTCATAACTTTCCTGTCTAATCATCACAAGTACTGAGATTGCAGTCCTATAAGAATATGCcagcagaaaattattttttaagtaaaagcaGTAAtttagccaggcatagtggcatacaccttaaatcccagcacttgggaggcagaggccagtggatttTTGTGAGTcaggggcagcctggtctacagaataagttgcaggacagccagaactacattggaaaccctttctcaaaacaaacaaagaataataTTTGTATTCAGAggacattttatataaaattaaaaggagTTAAGATGTGTGAGTCAAGAACCAAAAAGTTCTTATTGAGTATGTTTAAAAGTCtacctaaaataaaatatatcctgGGATTTAATAACTGTGCAGTCAACTTTTAAGTATATTTAAATGAGTTCAATTTAGCTTCTAGTAAACAAAATTTCTTGCATTCACAGAACTTTTTAAATTCTAGCTCTAGCCTTAATATCTTCAAGTCACTTACTAAAAAGAAGGCAGCAGTAAGTAATGCCTTCAGATAAACAGAGAAGCTACCTCAGGAAAGTTAGTCCAGCAAGATGGTTTAGTGGTAAATGTGCTTGCTGCCAGAGGTTGAAGGAGGGAAGCAGCTCTTCCAGGTTGCCCCCTGACTgacgtgcacacgtgcacacaggcatgcatcccctgtgtttatctatctattcaacctacctacctatctttttaattaaaaaaggaagaaaggaaaagaggcatcTTCTGTTTCTTGATTATATATTaatctctatttttttaatttattttatatttgttttttccaaGAGAGGGTTTTTCTGAGTATCCCTGGTTGTGCTAGAACTCACATTGTAGGCCAGGctaatctgcctctgcctcccaagtgctgagactaatggTGTGTGCACCACTGCCTgcctaattttgttttttaaagacctTGGCTATTGAGGTTGTCTGGGGGTCTGCTTTTACTGTCTTTCCTGTGGAGTGTCAGTTATATGGTCTTGTTTCTTCACATGCTAAGAAGCATCATCTTGTATGTTAGAGAGTATATATAAAAAGACTATTAGTGACTTCCTCACAGGGTTTGTGGGACCCCAAAGGCCAGACTCTCCTTGGTATCTGTGCACTGGAGCCCTCTCTTGGTTCATAGGCACAATCCAGCACAGCTCTCTGGAATGGCCAGGTCTTGGCCCATATATACACCATGCTTCTATGGCCACTGGATTTAGGGGTACTCACTCATGCAGATAAAGATGCACAGCCAAGGAGAAAAGAGCAAGCCCACCACATTGGATGATCACTAATGCAGCGAGGGGTGATCACTTATCCAATGCCATCATTTACAGTGTTACATACTTACAGTCTCCAGCTTCAGGTCAATCCTTAGTACCCTTGGGCCACAGTTTTGTATCTTCCCAGCATGCTTTGTTTTCCCACAAGGATTTTGCTTGcaacttttatttctctctttaagCTCTGTGTTTATCCTCATTTTTGTTCACTGTCAGTCTCTAAATTTGAATTTCTcctcacagaaaagaaaagctttcaGATGCTCAGCCTCTTTGTTACCTCTAAACCTGTCTCCTTTGCTTTCCTGTGTGCCATCCAGCTTTGTGTGCTGCTGAAATCTTTTCTCCCATGATGTCTGTGGCAGTGTGCActcctgcttttccttctctctggGCACGCCCTTTTTCCTTTTGTATTGCTATCAGTCTCACCCAGCTCTGATGTTTCCTCCATTTTACCATCCATATAAAGTTGATCccaatgccacacacacacacacacacacacacacacacacacacacttgaaaccTCTCAGTGACAAGCACAGACAAAGGGAATCTTGAGAGAGAAGTCTGAGTTGCAGAGGAAAAAGGAATCAGTTCAAAAGGGACATGAGAGAGCTTTCTCAGGTGGTAGAAACATTGTCTTGCTCCGAGTAGGTCTGTACATCCTCACTGACCTGTGCACCAAGACTGTGTTTTGCTCTGTATATGCCTCTTCTTTCAGCAGCCCAGGGTTAGAACCCAAACTCTAGCCCAGCCCAGAACCTTATGAATTTGCCCCCAGGTCATGGTTCAGGCATGCTATTGTGAAACTCTGGCTTCCTCTGGGATGTGACTCCTCCCTGCTCACTTAGAACCTAAATTTAGGTCTATCCTAATCCCTAGAGACTGTAGTGTATGCTTACATCCCTCACCACACTAGAGATACTCCCAAGAATAGGAGTCAGTTATTTgcagtttcctttcttccctttgcaATGGCTGAGCTCATTTATGGAGCCCCATAAATGCtggatagatgggtgggtggacaggtagatggtgggtgggtgggtgggtagatggaccTTCACTTTATATCTGCTTTGAGCTTGACCTTTTTTACTGAGAAGCTTCCCTGCTCTAGCCTGCAGGATGTTTCCTCGGTGAGGGGAAGGTGGTTGTGCAATGGCGGTGTTTGATACTCCTGAGGAGGCCTTTGGCGTCTTACGGCCAGTCTGTGTTCAGCTCACAAAGACCCAGACAGTGGAGAATGTGGAACATCTGCAGACACAGTTACAAGCCATAAGTGACGCTGCCCTTCAGGAACTACAGCAATACATCCTCTTCCCCTTGCGATTTGCCCTGAAGACCCCAGGACCCAAAAGAGAGCGACTAATCCAGAGTGTGGTGGAGTGCCTCACCTTTGTCCTCTCTTCAACATGTGTGAGAGAGCAAGAGCTTCTCCAGGAACTCTTCTCAGAGCTTTCAGCCTGTCTGTATTCTCCCAACTCCCAGAAACCCGCAGCTGTATCAGAGGAGTTGAAATTGGCTGTGATCCAGGGACTTAACACCTTAATGCACTCAGCTTACAGGGACATCATTCTGACTTTTTATGAGCCCTCTATTCTGCCTCGTTTAGGATTTGCTGTGTCTTTACTGTTGGGCTTGGCAGAGCAGGAGAAATCAAAACAGATTAAAATTGCTGCCTTACAGTGTCTACAGGTTCTCCTCCTTCAATGCGATTGTCAGGACCATTCGAGGCCCTTGGATGGACTGGAGCAGCAGCAGCTAGGGGACTTGCTGGCATCTTTCTTACCCGGAATCTCAACTGCACTGACCAGAATCATCACAGGAGACTTTAAACAAGGTCACAGCATTGTCGTGTCTTCCCTAAAGGTTTTTTACAAGACAGTGAGCTTCATCATGGCTGATGAACAGCTCAGAAGGATCCCAAAGGCCCAAGCAAAGCCTGCGGTTGAACACAGAGTGGCTCAACTGATGATTCACAGGGAAGCAGGCTGGGTAAAGAGTACTGGCGACAAGTTGCAGattctgattaaaaaaataatggattGTGTCTCTGTTCACCCGCACTGGAAGGCAAGGCTGGAGCTGGTGGAGTTTGTGGAGGTCCTGCTCATGAAGTGCACTCAGTCCCTGGTTGAATCCACGGGTCCCCTTCTGAAGGTGTTAGTTGGCCTAGTGAATGATGCAAGTCCTGAAGTCCAGGCCCAGTGCAGTACAGTGTTAAGGTGTCTTGCAGATCAGAAAGTGGTGGTGGGCAGCagagccttggctgacatcttgTCAGAAAGCCTGCATTCACTGGCCACGTCTCTTCCCCGCCTGATGAACACACAAGATGATCAGGGCAAATTCTCTACCCTTTCCTTGTTACTGGGGTATCTAAAACTGTTAGGCCCCAAAGTACATGTGATTCTCAATTCTGTGGCCCATATGCAGCGTCTCTCCAGAGCACTCGTTCAAGTGCTGGAGCTAGAGGTGGCTGACGTCAAGATGGTGGAAGAGCGGCGCTGGAACTCTGATAGCCTGAGTGCTACGTCAGAGGCCTCAGCTGCACGGCCATGGAGCAGAGTCCAGAGGAGGTACTTCCGCTGCTTCACTGATGAGAGGGTCTTCCTGCTCCTGCGGCAGATCTGCCAGCTCCTGGGTTACTATGGAGACCTATATTTGCTTGTGGATCACTTTATGGAACTGTACCAGGCATCTGTCGTTTACCGGAAGCAAGCTGCCATGATCCTCAATGAACTGGTTGTAGGGGCTGCTGGGCTGGATGTAGAAGATATTCATAACAAATGTACAAGCACGGGCCCAGAGGAATTGAGAGAGATTGTAAAGTCTATCCTGGAGGAATACACAAGCCAAGAAAACTGGTACTTGATTACTTGTATTGAAgctgaggagggggaggaggtgacGATGAAGCAGCAAGGCCTCCAGGCCATCACATCTGGTGCCCACACCTGCCAAGTTGTATCTTTTCCAGCCTTGTCAAAGCCAAGCCCCACTATCTGCTCCATGAACAGTAACATCTGGCAGATATGCATTCAGTTGGAAGGGATTGGCCAGTTTGCTTATGCCTTAGGAAAAGACTTTCGTTTGCTTTTGATGTCAGCTCTCTATCCGGTACTGGAGAAGGCTGGAGACCAAACCTTGCTCATTAGTCAAGTGGCTACTAACACCATGGTAGATATTTGCCATGCTTGTGGCTATAACTCCGTACAGCACCTGATCAATCAAAATTCAGACTATTTGGTAAATGGCATCTCTTTAAATCTGCGTCACCTCGCTCTGCACCCTCATACCCCAAAAGTCTTGGAAGTCATGCTTCGGAACTCAGATGCTAGCCTACTTCCTTTGGTAGCAGATGTGGTTCAAGATGTCTTGGCCACCCTGGACCAGTTTTATGATAAGAGAGCTGCTTCCTTTGTCAGCGTTCTACATGCTCTGCTGGCAGCATTAGGTACATTAAAAGCCCTTTTTGATGCCAGTTGAGATAGGACCGAGGATCCTGGTTTCCCTGTTCTTACTTTTATCCCATGTTCGTGAATGTGCTATGGTGGACATTGGAAAGGTTGTCTCTCCAACCCCACAGGGGATTGTCCGGCtccattgtttattttttatgcttTAAATATCTCTGCCATCTATTGAGCCCTGCTCTATGTGAGGGATATAAGCCACACAGACCAGGTAGAAacagcattttttattttacaaataagaaaaaaccAAGGCTCAATGAAATCCTGCTCAGCCAGGGTCATACTATTAATAAGGGATAAAGTTGGATTTGTGGCAAGTTTATTCTTCCCACGCCAATGCTGGTGCTTCTCAGAGCTGGCAGTATCTGTGCTGGTGGAAGGCAGTTGCTGCTCAGCCACAGAGAGCTGGAGCAGCAGATAggacctttgttttcttttccttgggttgggagttgcttctgggaattgaactcagggctacATATGCTAAGCAGGTATTCTCCCACTGAGCTCCATCTTCAGTCCTCTAATAGGCTGTCTGATGAtggtaatgctgtttcttttGCCCAAGCAATAGCCAGTAGCCATGTGTGGCTAAAACTTCTGGGAACTCATTACTTTGGTTTGgggctatttgtttgttttaagggtGGGGTCTCATTCTGTAAGCCAGGCTACCCTGGTATTCACTATATATCCTAAACTTGGAACTTGGCAgcattctttctgcctcagcttcccaaatgctgaatTTACAGGTGTAATCCATTATGCCTAGCAGgggattaaaattttaattgtttcaACTTTTATAGCCACATGGACCATACTGGTCAGCAGTAATCTAGAAGCTTAAAAAaccatttgtttatattttatgtgtgtgagtgctctgcctgcatgtgtttgtatgtctactcgtgtgcttggtgcctgcagaagccagaagagggcactctATCTCCCAGAACTTGAGTTACAGTTGCTTGTGAGCCGCCATATGGGTACTGGAAATTGGACCTGGGCtctctgggagaacagccagtgttcttaacctgctgtgccatctctccagccttttgccctttgttttattttattttactttttgaggcaggatttctctgtgtggctctggttgttgtggaacttgctctatacaacaggctggcctcagactcacagagatctgcctctctctgcctcctgagtactgggattaaaggcgtgctccactatgcctatctttttttttttttttttaagatttgtttgtttgtttggggggggggtcctgcatgtgcctgtgcaccacatgcatgcagtgctctcaaaggccagaagagagcatcaggtctcctggaacAGGACCTACAAGTAtctgtgaaccaccatgttggtgctaggaattgaacctgggtcctttgggaaagtagccagtgttcttaaccactgagccatttcaccagcccttCCTTTTAACCTTTTAATTGTACACGTTGACTTGATTGTCTCATCTCTGTTTTGATCCTGTTGAGTGCCTGCTAGGAGTATTAGCCACCATTAGCACGGCACAATTTTGGACCATGAAAAAATGCCACACTTGGTAAGattatacctgtaatcccagctgccAGGAAACTCAATCAGGAggagtttcaaggccagcctgagcaacatagcAAGACCATGTCTAGTCAATAAATAAATCCCTCAACTGAACAgttaattattaaattaaaaacaatggaCTATATACTGTTGCCTTTACCCAAAGAATGTATCTCCAGTGCTCTTAATAGCCTCTGAGGCAAAGAAAAGGTCCTTGACCTCATTCTGTCAGGCTGAAAGGACAGGATCATGTGAGAAACTTTCTCAGGAGAGGTGACTGGGACAAGGACTGTGCTCTGCTCTGAGGTGATATTTCCAGTGTTCACTTACTCATTCATGAGCATTCACATGCAGCATGAATGCTCTCTTCACTCATAAAGCCTGCTGTACGTCAGGTGCTGCACTAAGTAGTGAGGATACGGCAGTGAACAAGATAAACTCGTGGAGCTTTTCTGCTACTGAGAGAGAAATGATAAACAAGTAATGAAAGCATTAAGCAAGCTCAGGGAGCCACTGATAAGCActttgaaggaaatgaaaaccTCATGCAAGGGAGAAACAGGGATAGGCTACTCTAAGTTGCATGGTGAGGGAGGGCCTCTTTGGGAAGTACCACTAAAGCTGAGACCTGAAGGCAGAGGAGGCTGCCAGGCTGGCCGCGGCACTTCTCCCGAGATTCTGAGAACACTATTGGCAGAGGGGTGTGATGTGAATGCTCCAAGGACAGACACGCAGGGAAGAGGTGTTTGGAGAAAGTGTTGTAGAGAGTGCAGTAGGATTAAATAGGAAATGGGCAATCCTATGGGGCACATAGGCCAGAGAAGAAGTTTGGCTTTACTGCAGTCACTCAGCACCATGACAAAGTAGCTGAAGCTAAAACATCCaaaagaaggaaaggtttatcTGGCGTGCGGCTTCAGAAGTTTCAATCCAGAGTCAGCTTGTTCTGCGCTTCTTAGGGCTGTGATAATGTAGAAGCGTTTTGGCCAAGGGCCATGATGGAAAAAAGCTATTTGTATCATGGCAATCAAGACACATAGGCAGAGCGAAAAGGGGCTGGTAACAAAGAGACAGCTTTCCTGGGTATACCTACAGTGATTGGTTACTTCTTCCACCCAGCTCCCAGCTCTCACAGTTGCCACTAGCTTCCAATAGCACCACCAGCTAAGGGGCATGGCTTTGGGGGGCATTTCAGATCCTAACCATAACACTGATCTGTGGCTCATAGTCACTGGCAAAGCAGTTGTGAACAAGACCCACCCAAGTCTAGACTGGCTTGGACCTCCTACTAAGACGGCTACCTGCTTAGACATTGCAGGCTGGGACCAGCCTCTGTGGGCTAGATGTCCCATCTCCGCTACACTGGAGAACTTTGCAGCttgaaatttaaacattttacaaAAAGGCTTAGGAagctgcagagatagctcagtgcttGAGTACTTTTAGCTCTTGAAGACAACCCAAGCTCAACTCCCAGCAGTCACAGTAggtcacaagcatctgtaactccagtcccagggtatctgatgctctcCTGACTAAcacaggcaccaggtacacacatggtatacagatacatacatgcaagcacaacactcatacacataagataacaAATTTAAAAGCATAGGAAATGTGTCTTTTCAGGAAATAGCTCATTTGGATTTTGAAATTGAATTTTCTTGGATTCCTAATGTCTTTGGTCATCTGAAAGAggaaaagtcaaaacaaaagtCCTATGTAGCACTTTTTAAAATTGAAGTACAAGAGTGGGACTCCATTGCAAAAGGGAAAATAAGGATGGTTAAGAGGGACTAGAACATTGCGGGGAGGGGGCCAGTGAAGCAAAATTTGAAAAAACTTTGAAAGttttgaaacaacccagatacatAGCTGCATTTTGAAAAGTAATGAAATTACCACTCACTCACCTATCAGAAGCACTTGATGCTGTTTGTCATCACATTGCATAATGAATGGCCTTTGAAGATGGGACTGGAGGTTTGCTTTCAAAGGACTTCCGAAAAGTCGCAGACAAATCAGGTCCATGTTTTAGGCCACAGTTTCTATGCATTGACTAAAAAACAGCAGGTGCCCAGTGAGGACAAATCAGGAAGTGTTCCTACCCCACTCCACACTGGGGGAATGTGCCCCGTATGCACGGGGCTGTGGTGTTCCCACGGCTGCCTCACATCCCGCTGTCATCGTAGCACTGATTTTAACCAGACCCTTCTTGGTTGACATTTCAGTTCTTTCTCGTCCTTTGCCACCACTgcagaaaactttaaaaattgctgcattgtcttctgcctTCTGTGCGTCAGTAGCATAAATTCCTACAAGAAATACTTGTTCAAAgagttttacatttaaatttttgattGAGAGTATCAAATTGCTCTCCTAAGAGGCTGTACCAATTTAAGCTCCATCAGCAATATAAAAGTGCCAATTTTGCCACACCCTCACCCATACTTTATTACTGAGCTTTTGATCTTTGCTAATCGAATAG belongs to Meriones unguiculatus strain TT.TT164.6M chromosome 4, Bangor_MerUng_6.1, whole genome shotgun sequence and includes:
- the Tti1 gene encoding TELO2-interacting protein 1 homolog produces the protein MAVFDTPEEAFGVLRPVCVQLTKTQTVENVEHLQTQLQAISDAALQELQQYILFPLRFALKTPGPKRERLIQSVVECLTFVLSSTCVREQELLQELFSELSACLYSPNSQKPAAVSEELKLAVIQGLNTLMHSAYRDIILTFYEPSILPRLGFAVSLLLGLAEQEKSKQIKIAALQCLQVLLLQCDCQDHSRPLDGLEQQQLGDLLASFLPGISTALTRIITGDFKQGHSIVVSSLKVFYKTVSFIMADEQLRRIPKAQAKPAVEHRVAQLMIHREAGWVKSTGDKLQILIKKIMDCVSVHPHWKARLELVEFVEVLLMKCTQSLVESTGPLLKVLVGLVNDASPEVQAQCSTVLRCLADQKVVVGSRALADILSESLHSLATSLPRLMNTQDDQGKFSTLSLLLGYLKLLGPKVHVILNSVAHMQRLSRALVQVLELEVADVKMVEERRWNSDSLSATSEASAARPWSRVQRRYFRCFTDERVFLLLRQICQLLGYYGDLYLLVDHFMELYQASVVYRKQAAMILNELVVGAAGLDVEDIHNKCTSTGPEELREIVKSILEEYTSQENWYLITCIEAEEGEEVTMKQQGLQAITSGAHTCQVVSFPALSKPSPTICSMNSNIWQICIQLEGIGQFAYALGKDFRLLLMSALYPVLEKAGDQTLLISQVATNTMVDICHACGYNSVQHLINQNSDYLVNGISLNLRHLALHPHTPKVLEVMLRNSDASLLPLVADVVQDVLATLDQFYDKRAASFVSVLHALLAALAHWFPDSGSTGQRQQCCLGEEGRQTAADLEAGTTAEDIEQFVLNYLKEKDVAEGNVSDLDTEEEEQSAPSKVDENDTLPDVEPALPMHIQIAKDVMERCIHLSADKNLKIRLKVLDVLGLCVVVLQTHKNQLLPLAHRAWPSLVHRLTSDDPLAVLRAFKVLQTLGSRCGDFLRSRFCKDVLPKLASSLITQAPISARAGPVYSHTLAFKLQLAVLQGLGPLCESLDLGEGDLNKVADACLIYLSTKQPMKLQEAAKSVFLHLMKVDPDSTWLLLHELYCPVQQFTAPHPSLHPVQLQGPTEPQNPYAANVHHLLLQLQ